Proteins from one Candidatus Methylacidiphilales bacterium genomic window:
- a CDS encoding 16S rRNA (uracil(1498)-N(3))-methyltransferase, which produces MAKCYRTILPVELHEQLHSKNATVVLPPKHAHHLSRVVRLTSGDEIIAIDGNGGYCLCQIIANKKQVAITAKEPRTVVSIRKSTVSVALALGAMDKFQLAIAKLCEMGLQSIIPFISEHSVSARGAEGLVSEHKLNHWNSIIESATLQSEQLFIPLIAKTISYQELVTQKELYNLLILDIRGSVTLTTTLNTKPDLKHTVLCIGPEGGFSPQEIDFALSHAIPIVSLGASVLRFETAAIVALGLFHAIKDS; this is translated from the coding sequence ATGGCAAAGTGTTATCGAACAATTCTACCCGTTGAGTTGCATGAGCAACTTCATAGTAAAAACGCTACGGTTGTTTTACCACCTAAACACGCACATCATCTTTCTAGAGTAGTTCGACTTACATCAGGAGATGAAATAATCGCAATTGATGGAAATGGTGGATATTGCCTGTGTCAAATTATTGCAAATAAAAAGCAAGTCGCCATTACTGCAAAAGAACCAAGAACTGTGGTTAGCATACGCAAATCAACTGTCTCCGTCGCACTCGCGCTTGGTGCAATGGATAAGTTCCAATTAGCAATCGCTAAATTATGTGAAATGGGCTTGCAAAGCATTATTCCATTTATTTCTGAACATTCAGTAAGTGCCAGAGGGGCAGAAGGGTTGGTATCAGAACATAAACTCAATCATTGGAACTCGATCATAGAAAGCGCGACCTTACAAAGCGAACAACTATTTATACCATTAATTGCAAAAACAATTTCATATCAAGAATTAGTTACTCAAAAAGAATTATATAATTTACTAATCCTTGACATTCGAGGCAGTGTTACACTCACCACAACGCTAAATACCAAGCCCGATCTTAAGCACACCGTGCTTTGTATTGGACCTGAAGGTGGATTTAGCCCCCAGGAAATTGACTTTGCGTTAAGCCACGCTATTCCTATTGTTTCACTTGGGGCGTCAGTACTTCGTTTTGAAACCGCAGCGATAGTAGCGTTGGGACTATTTCACGCCATCAAAGACAGTTAA
- a CDS encoding methylenetetrahydrofolate reductase, with amino-acid sequence MTTDIKSQQLSFEVFPPRNQAQHIQLIKTVEALTKFSPDYFSVTHGATGKTLQGTFETVEEISTLGFNVAPHITTKIETFEKLKELLLRYKELKIRRAVVIKGDATEPHADFNTSNELIKAIHTIAPEWKLAVACYPEFHPLGTVANDLIALRKKQEVGATYAITQFFFSFDSYLHFLELLEKENINLPIVVGVLPIVQFNAMRSFADKCGADVPRWLIKQMEYYEHDPASQRALGIHLITSLMQNIIALKDTFHGFHIYTLNQTDLCSVILQNLGYGKVLSNNSTR; translated from the coding sequence ATGACTACCGATATTAAGTCACAACAATTAAGCTTTGAAGTTTTTCCACCACGCAATCAAGCCCAGCATATTCAATTAATCAAAACTGTAGAAGCGCTAACTAAATTTTCTCCAGATTATTTTTCAGTAACACATGGAGCAACGGGTAAAACTTTACAAGGTACCTTTGAAACAGTTGAAGAAATAAGTACATTGGGGTTCAATGTGGCACCACATATTACCACTAAAATTGAAACCTTTGAAAAACTTAAAGAACTGCTGCTTCGCTATAAAGAATTAAAGATACGACGAGCAGTAGTAATCAAAGGAGATGCAACGGAGCCTCATGCTGATTTTAATACCAGTAATGAATTAATCAAGGCTATTCATACAATAGCTCCAGAATGGAAACTTGCCGTTGCCTGTTACCCAGAGTTTCATCCACTGGGTACTGTGGCAAACGATTTAATTGCCTTGCGTAAAAAACAAGAAGTTGGAGCAACCTACGCAATCACTCAATTTTTCTTTTCCTTTGATTCATACCTACATTTTCTAGAATTATTAGAAAAGGAAAATATCAATTTACCAATAGTAGTTGGGGTATTACCTATCGTACAATTTAACGCGATGCGATCTTTTGCCGATAAATGTGGGGCTGATGTTCCCCGTTGGTTAATTAAACAAATGGAATACTACGAACATGACCCCGCATCACAACGAGCGTTAGGTATTCACCTAATCACTTCCTTGATGCAAAATATTATTGCCTTGAAAGATACATTTCATGGCTTCCATATCTATACCCTTAATCAGACTGATTTATGTTCAGTTATTTTGCAAAATCTTGGTTATGGCAAAGTGTTATCGAACAATTCTACCCGTTGA
- the ahcY gene encoding adenosylhomocysteinase → MNLVPLPYSVADITLAKQGESEVYLARKDMPALTTLVESYYAGKKPLRGASIAGSLHLTAQTAVLIESLIALGAKVRFASCNIFSTQDSVVAYLASKHIPVFGYKGETAEDYYNFLIQSLCWGDQYPNLILDDGGDLLHLVLGGKVYQGSGNWDWDKDNELSSVARAKIKSILSEKATWFSQTHDSIVGVSEETTTGVTRLRKWLSHSTLAFPVMDVNNSATKSKFDNLYGSRESLVDGLRRALGIMLAGKTALVCGFGDVGKGCAESLASLGCRVIVTEIDPICALQAAMEGYQVSTIEASLPSTDIVVCATGCVGIIRKEHIPLIKHGGVLCNMGHFDCEIDMSEISTLPRKELAPQVSEYQYLDKSFIVLAEGRLVNLGCAKGHPSFVMSCSFTNQAIALIELFNNRSTYSPGIHRIPKILDELVAHLHLPSLNATLTKLTPQQANYLGIPIEGPFKDNDYRY, encoded by the coding sequence ATGAATCTAGTACCGCTCCCCTATTCAGTCGCCGATATTACATTAGCCAAACAAGGTGAATCTGAAGTCTATTTAGCCAGAAAAGATATGCCTGCATTAACCACATTGGTTGAGTCATATTATGCTGGTAAAAAACCATTGCGCGGAGCAAGCATCGCTGGAAGTTTACATTTGACCGCACAAACTGCGGTATTAATAGAATCGTTAATCGCACTTGGAGCAAAGGTTAGATTCGCGAGTTGTAATATTTTTTCAACTCAAGACAGCGTCGTCGCCTATTTAGCCAGTAAGCATATCCCAGTTTTTGGTTACAAGGGTGAAACTGCAGAAGATTATTATAATTTTCTCATCCAAAGTTTATGCTGGGGAGATCAATATCCAAATCTAATTCTTGATGATGGTGGAGACTTGCTTCATCTTGTCCTTGGAGGCAAGGTGTATCAAGGTAGCGGTAACTGGGATTGGGATAAAGATAACGAACTGTCTTCCGTGGCTCGAGCTAAAATCAAATCCATACTTTCAGAAAAAGCTACTTGGTTTTCCCAAACACATGATTCAATCGTTGGAGTCTCAGAAGAAACCACTACAGGGGTTACGCGCCTGCGAAAGTGGTTAAGCCATAGCACACTTGCATTTCCTGTAATGGATGTAAACAATTCTGCAACAAAATCTAAATTTGATAACCTATATGGCTCAAGAGAATCTTTAGTTGACGGACTACGCAGGGCGCTCGGAATTATGCTTGCCGGAAAAACCGCACTCGTATGTGGATTTGGCGATGTGGGGAAAGGTTGCGCGGAGTCGCTTGCCAGCCTTGGATGCAGAGTAATAGTAACTGAAATAGATCCGATTTGCGCATTACAAGCAGCCATGGAAGGATATCAAGTATCAACGATTGAGGCGTCATTGCCAAGCACAGATATTGTGGTTTGCGCAACTGGATGTGTTGGTATCATTAGAAAAGAACATATTCCCTTAATAAAACATGGTGGAGTTCTTTGTAACATGGGACATTTTGACTGCGAAATAGATATGAGTGAGATTTCAACGCTACCAAGAAAGGAACTAGCTCCCCAAGTTTCAGAATACCAATACCTAGATAAATCATTTATTGTACTTGCAGAAGGGAGGTTAGTCAATCTAGGTTGTGCCAAGGGCCACCCAAGTTTTGTCATGTCTTGCTCATTTACTAACCAAGCCATTGCTTTAATTGAGCTATTCAATAATCGCTCAACGTATAGTCCGGGAATCCACAGGATTCCAAAAATATTAGATGAGCTGGTCGCACATTTGCACTTACCCTCATTAAACGCAACCCTGACTAAGCTTACTCCTCAGCAGGCTAATTATTTAGGTATCCCCATTGAAGGGCCATTTAAAGACAATGACTACCGATATTAA